The segment GGAAGATTTCTTGGTGCCGGATTTCGTCGGAGTGGTCTTCTTCTTGGCGGAACTGCTGGAAGCAACGGTCTTTTTGCTGCTAGATGACTTGGTGCTGCCGCTGCTGGCTGGCGGAGATTTTTTGGAACTGCCGAAAGCGTAAGGGTTCGGCGGCTCTGGATCTGCTGGCAGAGTGGAGGCCGGGGGTGTCTGGTAGCTGGGGGTGCTGCGTCCACCCTGGCTCGGGTAGGGATTGTAGTGGCCGTCGCTGTTGTAGTTGGAGGCGTAGGGATCACTGCTGCCGGATTTCTTCATGTTTTCACAGGAAGCCAAGGCGAGGCAGGTGAGGGACAGCGCGATGAAACGAAGGGCGGTCATGATGAGGGGTATGATTCCGGCCTGCAAACCTCCGAGGCAAGAGACCTGTGCACTAATGAAATCTGGCGCACCCTTTTCAATGCCAATTTTGCCGTCGCTGCGCCCCTGGTGCGATTTACTCAGGTCGGCGTAATAGGGGGCGCGTGTGAGGCGTTCTGCCCACTGAGGGAAATCTTCCGACACAAGCCTTGCCAATTCGCCCGCTATTCCCTAGCTTCGCGTCCCACCCCATGAAAATCGGATTCAATCTCCTGCTCTACTCCGGCCACATCACTGAGGCTAACTACCCTGTCATCGAAAAACTCAAGGCCACCGGCTACGATGGAGTCGAGGTTCCGATCTTTGACGTCAGTAATCCTGCCCACTTCAAGGGCATCGGCCAGGTGCTGAAAGACAACGGCCTCGAGTGCACTGCTGTCACCGTGCTGCCTGATGAAGCCCACAATGCCATCAGCCCCGTGGCAGCAAACCGCCAGGGTGCCATCGACCACCTCAAGCGTGTGATCGAATGCGCGCACAATGCCGGCGTGCAGACTCTGGTAGGCCCTTACTACCAGGTGCTGGGCCAGTTCACAGGCGCTTTTCCATCCGAGGCTGAGCTCGCAGGCGCTGCGGAAGTGCATCGCGCCATCGCCCCCATCGCAGAAGCCGCCGGCGTCAAATGCGCCATCGAGGCGCTGAACCGCTTCGAGGCGCACCTGCTCAACACCATGGAGCAGGCCGCCGCCTATGTGAAGCGTGTGGACCATC is part of the Prosthecobacter vanneervenii genome and harbors:
- a CDS encoding LysM peptidoglycan-binding domain-containing protein, with amino-acid sequence MTALRFIALSLTCLALASCENMKKSGSSDPYASNYNSDGHYNPYPSQGGRSTPSYQTPPASTLPADPEPPNPYAFGSSKKSPPASSGSTKSSSSKKTVASSSSAKKKTTPTKSGTKKSSGSRYTVAKGDTLSAIARKKGTSVAKIKAANGMSGDLIRPGQALKIP
- a CDS encoding sugar phosphate isomerase/epimerase family protein, encoding MKIGFNLLLYSGHITEANYPVIEKLKATGYDGVEVPIFDVSNPAHFKGIGQVLKDNGLECTAVTVLPDEAHNAISPVAANRQGAIDHLKRVIECAHNAGVQTLVGPYYQVLGQFTGAFPSEAELAGAAEVHRAIAPIAEAAGVKCAIEALNRFEAHLLNTMEQAAAYVKRVDHPNFGTMYDTFHANIEEKNPIAAIDTVFASGKLNHVHISENDRGTPGRGHINIVEQIKHLKKIGYDGWMTIEAFGSALPDLAAATRVWRDFFPNTEQVYTEGFALIKNALA